The following nucleotide sequence is from Longimicrobiales bacterium.
CGAAGCATCGACTTTTGGTTCGGCAACCACCGTAGGTACCGGTGATCAGTGGATTTCTTCCACTTCGTGTACCGAGCAGGGTCATGCTTTAGTGAATGAAGCTATAATGGCATCTCTGAATATTGAGACGGGAAGAGCTTGGGGCCTCTCGCAGGCGGCGTTGATGATTGACCCAACTTGTACCGCTGCCAAGATCACTCAGGCTGCAATTGCCTTCGACTTTGGAACCGAGTTTCCTGATTTGGGATCTCAGGTTTCGAGACTCGACAATCTTAGTGGAGCGCCGATGACAGATGCTGAGTCTGCTTGGATGGATATCCTTCAGTCTGAAGAGCGGAGGGCTACCTGTGCTGAAGTGGCGGCTGACTTTCCTCAGGAAGGTCTTTTCCAGTGGTGTGCGATCACTCCAGATCTCGAGGGAATAGAGGCACTTAAAGCATTTGCGATGGAGTTTTCTGGATTGGCTGCACCAGCCTACAACATGTTAGCCTATGGTTACGGACAGGCTATGTGGGGTTTGGAAGGCGAAGACGAAGCAACCTCCCGCGAATATCTCACCTTGTATACAGAGGTTTACTCTGGACCTAATGCCTTCGATTCAAAAGCTGAACTACTTGCTCAGTTCGGAGATATAGAAAATGCAATGGAAGCTCAGCTAGGGGCTATAGATCGAGGTGGCAATACCACTTACGGAAGAAATGCACAAATCTATTCCAGAAAGAATGACGAAGAAGATATGAGGCAAGCCGTAGTCGATGTCTTAGAAGGATTGATGGAGGTGATCGCCTCTGAAGAGGAACAACGCGAAGCCATCAATGCTAGCATGGCCGAAGAAGTGTCGATGTGCCTGTCAAATATGGCTCCCTGCAGTCATATGTCGCGAGATGACTATGTAGGTCTCGTGTCGGGCATTGATTGGATCGAGGGATCGGCCAGAGACATTGATGTAACTTTCAATGACGACATGAGTGGTGCGATTTCCCTGCACATTCAAGAGGGAGCGTACATGACTGACGAAGGTCGAGTTGAATATTCTACTCGCGTTTCGTCAGTATGGAATCTGACGTCTGGGACGCCGAGAATAGTTCACTCGAACTACGCACCTATGGGGGGTTCAGGAATTCCTGCTAGTCAATAAGGAAGATTCGAGTAAGGCAGCCAACGTGGCCGCGGTGAAGAGCGAGGTCGCGACGTTCTTCCCCGCGTTTCCCGACGAGACGGCTTGGGGCAACACCTACAGTGGCGAGGGCTATGGCGTCGTGCTGGCCGCGAAGAACAGCGGCATCAGAGTCGACGTGGACAGGTTAGCGGAGCGGCTGTAGTCAACGCACCACAGGCCACCGCAACACTCGACCCGCTTAGAAGCGGCCAAGGCGCCGGCGGGGCTGAGCGGGAGACCGGAATACGATGTCTGGATGGAACGGAAACCCAGTCACTGTCATGCAAGTCCATCACCTCGCTTCGCTCGCTCCTACCTGCACAACCCACCTCGGCACTGAGTCAACCGGAGATCAGGCTGGGCTCCGCAGCGTCACTCGTAAAGCTCAACGCTGCAACCATCCACTCACCATCGATCTTCTTCCATATCGCCAGGTACTTGCCCATATCCAGAAGGTCTCCGTCCTCTCCGGCCAAAACCATGCGATTGACGCCGTACTCGTAGGCGAGGTCGCCTCCCGCCGACATCTCCATATGCGAAGACGAGCCGGAAAACTCCCGCACCAATCCACTCTCGAAATACTGGCTGAGTAGTTCGCGAATCGCGTCCTTGCCCTCGATCTGCGGTGAACCGGCCGGTTGCATGATCGCGCCCTCAGCCCAGTAGGTCAGAACTTCCGGTACGTTGAACGCCGCTTCCGCTGCGACCACCCCTTCCATGCGCGCATGAAGGGCTGCCTTTTCGGCGGCGAGATCTGGCGATGAGGGAGTCGTACATCCAGATAGGACGACGAGTACAGCTGCGATCAACCCTGACGGAATCCGCATTACTTTCTCCTGAATTCGGAAGTGTTCTTTCAACGTACTAGCCTGATCGGGCGAGCAAAACAGTGCTGGATAGCTAGGAGTGGCTGGGCGCTAATGAAGAGAGCGGCCCTCTAGGGCTGCGTTCAGGCGGGTGATGGGGTCAGACATGCGAACAAGATGCGGTGCAAGTCACCGAATCGCGAGCAGATCCTCTGGCCGATGCCCGCGCCGACGTCTTCGACTGCATCGAACGCTTCCACAATCCCAGTGGCTGCATGAGTGCGCCCTATCCGCTCACAGCGGCACACAGGGCTGACGAGAGGGGCTGAGGTGGGCAAGCCCCCACGGTGTGGGTTGCTCGCGGAGCGGGCCGGCCTAGCGGCTACTAAGTACGGCGGCGTCCGAGACGACATTCAGAACTTCCGTAGGATCTTCGCGGAGTCGGGATTAGCCGGAATCCGTGCCGCCCGCGACGCCGGTGTCGCCATCCCCGCGTGGGTTCTCGCGTTCCTCGGAGCGCATCTCCTTCGTGGACAGAGAGAGGGAGGGTGATGCTATAGGTGGACCACCTGCCCCACTCGCCCAAAACTCGTCGCACTCCTTCTTGGAGCCCCCGTCCCAAAGCACGAAACCGTTGTCGAACACGATCCTTTTGAACCTTGGCATATCTACTCCTCGAACCGATAGCAGTCCCCGTGCAAGGACCGAATCCTGTGGCAATCATCGCAGTCGTACTTGATAGATCCTGTCAGGCATGGCGTTCAAGCCCCTACTCACACCTCGGGCAGACCGACCCTTTAGGCGGGTCCTCACCGACCCCACCCCAATACCACGGCCCTCGGCAGCTCGGGCACCGTCTCGTGCCCGCCAGTTCCTTGAGGCGCAAGATTCCGTTCATCGGATCGTTGTGTGCTCCCTTCGCGTCGGGGCGGAAGCGTCCGTCGATTGCGCTCCGATTCCCTCCGCACGCTGGGCACCATGCCCAGGTGTCGTTGGCTCGATCCTGAATCAGGCCCGTTCGGTCGCACAGCTCGCACGCCACGAGACGCGCGATGATGGCCTGGCCTTCTGGCGAAGCCCTAGCAGGACCGTAGGGGGGGAGCCCGGTCGCACGTGAGAAAGCGTTCTGAGCCTCGTGCATGGACAGTGCCCAGCCGACATAACGGCCACGGGCACCGCACTTGAAGCAGGTGGGGCTTCCGCATCTCATCTTCCCGGGATAGCAACAGTCGTAAGCATACCGTCTGTTGGGCATGGCTCTTGAGCCTCCATACAAAAGGGTCCCGCATGGCGAACCACGCGGGACCCTCCCGAGCGGTTTAGCACCTTGTTAACCCGGTTGCAATCGCAACAA
It contains:
- a CDS encoding DUF4440 domain-containing protein — protein: MRIPSGLIAAVLVVLSGCTTPSSPDLAAEKAALHARMEGVVAAEAAFNVPEVLTYWAEGAIMQPAGSPQIEGKDAIRELLSQYFESGLVREFSGSSSHMEMSAGGDLAYEYGVNRMVLAGEDGDLLDMGKYLAIWKKIDGEWMVAALSFTSDAAEPSLISG